TCCCTGGCAATTATAGCACTTCAGAATATCGGATCCGGCACCGGATCGTACACCCGGTCCGGTACCGCACCGGAATCAGGGGATGACGGCACTTCATCTTCGTCTGCCGGGCCGTCATTCCCGGGTGTCTCTCCGGAATTAATTGGAACTGTGATCTCAGACTCCGGCAGCTTATTATTTTCACCGGTTTCACCAGGAACGACCGGGGTAGTAACAGCAGTATCCGGAGGCACTACCACCGACGGTTCAACCTGGCCGGTGCCCACCGCTACAATACGGCTGACCGGTTGGTAATAACTTAACGGCTGCTGCTCGGTAATTTTCTCGCCGTCTTTCCATACATACCTGACAGTAGCCACCTTAAATCCATTATTGCCCTTTTGTTTGACTACCTGTTCTCCGGATGCCAAATTGGGATCTTCCTCAAATACCGTTTTCTGTTCAATAGTTTCAGTTACCCAGCTGGCCATCTCCACCCGGGGAGCAGTCTCCTTATTACCATAAACTTTAACAGTCATAGTGCTATCCTCTACCAGCGAGCTAATATAAATATAATTATCCTGGTTATTGGTAAATTTAAAATCAATGGCCCCGTAGACTACGGTAGCGTCTTGACCTATAGGCACATAGCTCACCGGCAGAGTATGATTGCTGCGCTCAACTATCTTTAAATTGGCCAACAGCACAGCATTGTATAATGTGGAGGAAACTTGACAGACACCACCACCCAGCCCCTGAACCAGTTCGTTATTAATTATGACGTTGGCACTTTTATAACCGGCTTCCGAACTGCGCGGTCCCACCACCCGATTAAATGAAAAACTTTCCCCGGGGGCCAATAACACTCCATTCAGGGCCGCGGCGGCAACTTTAATATTATATGTACGCCCGGTCTGCCCGGCATCAAACCGGGTAGCGTATCTGGCAACGCGGCCATTGATGCGCATAGCTTCTATGTCTTCGGTAGTACGCTGTGGCCGGACAACCAAAAGCGGCAGTTCCAACGTACCAACCTCGGTGTCAAAGCTATCTCCTCCATATTTGCCGGCCGCATCTTTTACCAGCTCGGAGAGCTCCCTTTCCAAAGCGTCAAAGTCTATACCGGTACCGGCTTGAGCGGGGACTATTTCCACCCGATCGTCCGGTGTTACCCGAAACCCGGCGTTAACCGGTTCTGCAATTATCTCCCCCGCCTCGGACATGATACCTTTTTCCAGCATTCTCCGGTCAGCGGACAGATCAGGCTCAATTTGCCTGCCTTCATGCTTTACCTGACGCTGTTCACGCCATTGGCTGATTATTGAGCCGCTATGCCCGACGGCAACCGCGTTTTGCAGCGTTTTTTCGCTATCCAGCGCTGCTCCCAGCGACCCGGCTTGCATAGTCCAGGTATTGTCCCCGTGTTTAATAACTACCAAACCACCGGCCAGTTTTTCAGCCATCAGAGTTAGTTGTTCACGGGCTTGTTCCCGGGTCAGCCCGCCTAAATTCAAATTACCCACATATACACCGGGAATAATCTTATTGTTCAGTGCAAAGGAAGCACCCGAAAAGCTAACCACAACGCCGACCACAATTAAAGCAATAATACCTATTAAAAAACTAATTCGACGCACCGGAAAGCCCCCTGTAAAAAAGAGTAATTTCTAAAACTCCAACTTGCTGTCATTGCTAGCATACAACCTGCGACACTTAGAGTCCATCATTGCGAGGAGTGAAGCGACGAAGCAATCTCCGTTTTACAGCCCGCATTTCTTTGGGGACCTGCTGCGGAGTTTGAGATTGCTTCGCCGCGTCGCTGTTACCGGGAAAAATAATAAAGCTGGTCGCGAATGTAACAATTCGTCCAGCTTTATAGCCACTATTGATGACTGGAATTAATTATCATCCACATCTGATTCCAATACCTCCATACAGGCATCTCTAACCTTTTCCCACTCATCATCATCAATTTCCACCAGGATATCTTCGCCGTCTTCATCTTGCTCAATTTTCAGAACAAAGGCTTCCCCGTCCTCTTCATCTTCATCTTCGGGGTACTCCGAATCCTCCGGGCTTTCCGCATTTTCTTCATCATCAATTAACGGCACGACAATAGCGTATCTGTTTCCTTCCAGTTCTACAATATCATAAATTATGACATCGTGCTCATTATTATCCTCATCGATAATGGTAATAATCTCATCCTGCTCAGGCAAAAAATTCACCTCTTTCCACAAGTTAGAGCTATTCTATATAAAAAAGTTAAAAAAGTCAATAAACCATTACCTGCCGGTGTGAGCGTCAAGATAGCCCTGCAATATGATAGAGGCGGCCATTTTATCAATCACCTTGCGGCGCCTGGCCCTGCTCACATCCGCATTGATCAGCAAACGCTCGGCCGCTACCGTGCTAAGCCGCTCATCCCATGTCTCCACCGGCAGCCCCAGATGGCGGTGTACTTTATCCGCGAACATCAGCGCTTTCTCCCCCTGAGCCCCGGTAGTGCCATCCATATTACGAGGCAATCCCACCACTATTTTTTCTACCTCATATTTTTGCGCTAAAGCCTTTATTTTATCCAAATCTTTTTCCAGGCCGGCCCGGCGAACTATAGTTTCGACACCCTGAGCCGTCCAGCCCAAAAGATCACTAACGGCAATGCCGATTCTCCTGTCACCAAAATCAATGCCCATAATGCGCAAGTTTTATTCAACCTTTCATATATAAAACATACCGGCGCTTTTTACAGCACTGTCAAATCACTTTAATGCAAAAATCGGGGCAAACGGATGCACAATAACCACACAGTCGGCAGAGCTCTTCGTTCACTTGAGCCCGTCCGTTCACAATAGCCAGCGCCCCGGCGGTACACCTGTCCACACACCGGCCGCAGCCCCGGCAGTAATCTTCCACATGTAAACGGCGTGATTTCCCTTTTAGCCGGTCGGCCAGTTCCCTGTCAGGCACAGCACCGGAAAATTTGCTGATATTATATTTAATCTCCTCCGGGGACTGCATACCTACAGCTACCGCAGCCAGCTCGGGTACAGCCAGTATAAAATCCATAGCCTTGTCCAGCTCAGGTATTAAATGGCCGCCTCCCAGACATTTCATGCCGTATATGCCCTTGCCCATCATGGCGGCAAAAGAAATGGCTTCCAGCATATCATCCGCCCCGCCGTCGGCAATGCCAATGCCCGCTTGATTAATAAGGGGATGGATAACATCAAATTCCGGAATAGAGGCGGCGGCCCGCACCCCCGCCACATGGTGAGTGGAAATACCGATGGCCCTGACCAGTCCCTCTTCCCGGGCCTTAACCAGGTATTCCACCGCCTCCCAGTGCCCTTTAATAGTAAAAATTGATTCTTGCTCGTGTAATAAGAAAATATCTACATAATCCCGTCCCAATGCCTTAACGCAGTCTTGCAGACTTTTAGCCATTCCCGCTCCGGTGGGTGCATATGATTTCGAGGTCACTACCGTATCCGGAAAGTCCCGCAAAGCCTCTTTAATATAGGGATAGCAACCGTATATTTCGGCAGTGTCCATAAAGTTAACCCCCGACTCCAGGGCCAGACGCATTAATCCGGCGCCGGCCTCAATACTAAGACACTTCTGCAACGGTCCTATGGTCAGGGTGCCAAAACAAAGCCTTGATACAGTTATATCCGTATTACCCAATCTTTTATACTGCATACTATATTACCTATATTTTCTTTCTGTCGCTGTAGCTTATTTGAGTAAACAAATCAGCTTGAAGAGATCAGATTAAGAGGCCAGGTACTTCTTAACCAGTTCTTCAAGTAATTCGTCCCGCTCCAATTGTCTTATTAAACTCCTGGCATTATTATGACTGGTTATATATGCGGGATCACCCGACAATAGATAACCCACAAGCTGGTTAATGGGGTTATACCCCTTTTCCTTGAGCGCTGCGTAAACCTGGAGCAGGATTTCCCGGGCCTTATTTTTTTCGGCCTCCACTTTGAACATGACGGTATGCTCGGTTGTTTCCCTGGACATGAGAAATACCCCCCCAAAATATTTACCCGCACCGTACTGAAATGGCAGGATATACTTTCTATTATAATGTCGTACTCTATAAAAAAGCAAATAATGGTTTAAAATTCTCCGGCATATTAACGTTCTAATTGGCCGCCTGTTTGGTTACCAGTGCGCAGACTTTTTCCAGCGCATTATCCAGCCCCGCCGGGTCTTTGCCGCCGGCCTGAGCCATATCGGGCCTGCCGCCGCCGCCGCCGCCCACCAAGGGTGCGATTTCCTTAAGTATTTTACCGGCATGCAGGCTTCGGCCCACCAAATCCTTACTTACTCCGGCCACCAGGTTAACCTTACCACCGGACGCCGCACCCAGTACAATAACCCCGGAGCCCATTTTATCCCGCAACAGATCCAGCATGGCCCGCAAGCTGTCCATATCGGAGGCATTGGAACGGGCCGCCAGCACTTTAATACCTCCCACTTCCTGGGCGGCATCCAACATGCTATGCACTTCGTAGCGGGCCAGGCGCGCCCGCATTGCCTCGGCCTCCCTTTCCATGCTGCGCAGTTCCTGAACCAGCGTTTCCACCCGGTGCACCAATTCGTGAGCCGGTGCTTTCACCGTCCGGGCAATCAGGTTTAGCTGGTCTTCCTTGGCCCGCAGGTAATCTATAGCCCCCTGTCCGGTGACCGCCTCCACCCGGCGCAAACCGGAGCCCACGCTGCTCTCACCCAACAGCCTGAACATGCCTACCTCGGCAGTGGAAGCAACATGCGTACCGCCGCAAAGTTCCAGGCTAAAATCCCCCATTTTTACCACTCTGACCCGGTCACCGTATTTTTCATCGAACAAGGCCATGGCCCCCATGTCCCTAGCCTCGTCCAAAGTGGATGCTAAAGTTTGCACCTTAAGGTTATTTAAAATAGCTTCGTTGACTATCCGCTCCACCCGGTCCAGCTCATCGGGGGTAATAGAGGAGAAATGGGTAAAGTCAAACCGCAGCCGGTCCGGAGCCACCAATGATCCTGCCTGGTTAACATGTTCACCCAGCACTTCTTTAAGGGCTTTATGCAGTAAATGTGTGGCCGAGTGATTACGGGCAATGTTCATGCGCCGTCTGATGTCGACCTGTACCGTCATTTCGTCATGAACCCGGATGATACCCCCGGTTACCCGGCCACGGTGCAAGTGCAGCCCTTCCACCGGCCTGGTTACCATCTCAACGGCCACCTCGGTGCTCTCGGCGCTTACCTTGGCATGGTCGCTCACCTGGCCGCCGGATTCGGCGTAGCAAGGAGTAATATCCAACACCAGCTCCACTTCCTGACCGGCCCCGGCCTGTTCCACCCGGCGGTCGTCAACAAAAATTGCTTTGATAACGGATTTACTCGATAAGGCTTCATAACCGACAAATACAGTCTCACCTATTTGACCCAGCAGAGTTTTTAAATGAGCAGCCTTTTCAGATATATATTCGGTCTCCTGACGGGCACTGCGGGCCCTGTTGCGCTGCTGTTCCATTGCCTTGGCAAAGCCTTCCTGCTCTACGGTCAGGCCGTTTTCCCCGGCAATTTCCTCGGTTAATTCCAAAGGAAAACCATACGTGTCATACAGCCGAAAGGCTTGCCCGCCGTTAATATAATTAAGACCGGTCTGTTTGGCTTCCTGAATAAGCCTCGTAAGCATATCAGTACCCTGAGCCAGCGTTTCTCCAAACCTTTCCTCTTCGGTCTTAACTACTCTGATTACCAGCTCGCGATTTTTCACCAGTTCTTGATAAGTGTCGCCCATTTTATCAATAACCGCTCCGGCCACCCGGTACAAGAAAGGCTCAGCCACGCCCAGCACCCGGCCAAAACGCACAGCCCGGCGCAGCAAACGACGCAGCACATAACCCCGGCCCTCGTTGGAAGGCAAAGCACCGTCTGAAACGGCAAAGGATACCGCCCGGGCATGATCGGCAATCACCTTAAGGGCCAAATCGATATCATCGCCCGAGCCGTAGCGCCTGCCGGTCAACTCCCCGGTAAAGTCCATAATATCCCGCAGCAGGTCGGTGTCAAAATTGGTTCTAACATTTTGCAGCACCGAGGCTACCCGCTCCAGACCCATGCCTGTGTCAATGCCTTTGTTTTGCAAGGTTGTGTAGTTACCCTCTTCATCGCGGAAAAATTGGATAAACACCAGGTTCCATATTTCCAAATACCGGTCGCAATCACAGCCTACAGCACAATCGGGGGAACCACAACCCCGCTCGGCGCCTAAATCGTAATAAATTTCCGAACAGGGGCCGCAGGGACCCACCCCTATTTCCCAAAAGTTTGTATCTTTACCCATACGCACAATCCTGTTATCCGCAATACCCACATCTTGACGCCAAATATCATAAGCTTCATCGTCGTCTTCATATATGGATATCCATAATTTTTCGGCAGCCAGTCCCAAATGCTTTGTAACAAACTCCCAAGCCCAGTTGATGGCTTCTTGCTTAAAATAATCGCCAAAGGAGAAATTACCCAGCATTTCGAAAAAAGTATGGTGCCGGGCAGTGCGCCCCACCACGTCTATGTCGGGTGTACGCAAACATTTCTGGCAGGTGGTGGCCCGGGTCACCTCGGGCTTGGCCGCGCCGGTAAAATACGGTTTAAAGGGCACCATCCCCGCTGCCGTCCACAAAATGCTGGGGTCGTTATGAGGAATTAAAGATGCGCTGGGTAATATTTTGTGGCCTTTGCTCTCAAAAAATTTTAGATACATTTCCCTTATTTCTTTGCCCGTCAAAAGCAATACCCCCTCAAATTGCAAGTTGTCATGCACACCGGGTAGCAAAAAAGCCTTTCTTCCCCGGCCAGGGACGGAAAGGCTCCGCGGCACCACCCTGCTTGACAAGTTCCCGATATCGGGAAATTGGTGTTATCAAAACAATAACGCTGTTCGGCGGCGAAACTTAACTTAGTTCAATCTCGCATGGCAGGAAAAGGACACTTTCCTTTCCCATAATTTTACGGTATTGATTTGCGCTATAATTATACAAAATTAGCACAAATCATGTCAAGAAGAGCCTACTAATGGCATACGGCATACCCTACGAATTATACTCGGGCCAAAGCCTGTATATGGCGAAAAGATAAACAACTCGTAAAACAGCAGCCACAGGCACGGCTAAAATTAAACCGGTCAGCCCGAAAAGCTGCCCCCCGGCCAGTAATACAAGTATTACAAACAAAGGATGCAGGCCCACCCGATCTCCCAATATCTTGGGGGAAATGATGCTGGCCTCCACTTGCTGGATCACCACAAAGGCAATGATGACTTTGAGCACCATCCACTTGGACACCAGCATGGCCAGGGCTATAGCCGGTATGGCCCCAATCAGCGGGCCGAAGTAGGGAATCAAATTGGTAATGCCGGCGAATATGCCCAGCATCAGGGCAAATTCCATATTTAAAAGGGCCAGGACAATGCCGGTCATCATCCCGGTGATAACACTTACCAACAGGTAGCCCCGGATAAAATTATGCAGCACCCGGCTCACTTCACTGCCCAGATCCAGCACATCCTTCCGCCGGCGGGACGGAATAAACATGGCCGCCCGCTCAGTAAATATTTCCACATCTTTCAGCAAGTAATAGGCAAAAATGGGAGCCAGGATAATGTTAAAGATATATCCGGCCAGGCCGATGATTATCTGCACCACTCGTTCCGCCATTTGAACCAGCATTTGCTCCAGCCAAATAATGCGCTCGTCAATAATCCGGCGCACGGCATCGGGAATGCCGGCCCGGGCATATTCCACCTGCAGCGATGCTGTAAACTTTTGCACCTGGGAGGTATAACCGGGCACCATCTCGGCGATCATATTCAACTGAGCGATGATATGCGGCATGCCATACAGTACCAGACCGGCCGCCATAAAGAACATGGCGGTATACACAATTAATATGGACATAGTCCGCGATGTACCCCGACTTTCCACCATACGCACCAGCGGGTACAAAAGATAAGCCAGCACCACCGCCAGCAGGAAAGACAAAAAAATGCCCCTGATCAGATAGATGAAATACAACACCATGACCACCAACAAGAGAGACAAAACCACCCGGCAATTTAGTTTTTTATGCCACCAGGACAATACAGCCACCACCCAGCAAAAAAGTGAGGATTAATTCTCCCCACTTTTATTGAAGTCATTTCTTTTTTATCAGTCCGCTTACGGTACGGGATACTTCCCTGATCACACGATCGGTAGTCCGGCGGGGGTATCTCCGCCTGATTTTACTTATGTCAAACATACTGGCCGGCTTGCGCTGCGGTCTTTTAATCATGGACATTACAGCGCCTAAAACACTGCCGGTGACCAAACCACGCCAAAAACCACGCTGCATAAATTTCACCCCCTACATTTATAAGCCTTTACAAAAGCATTTCGTTCTGGGGATCAAAGGCCACCAAACTGCCGTCCTCCGCCACCTCGTAAACGCTGACCCCCTCTTTATTCAAGCGGTATTCCACACAGCAATCCCAGCAATAATACTGGTCCACGCCTACCTTGCCGGTGGCCTTGCCGCCGCACACAGGGCAATGCAAGCTATCGCCTCCCATATACAAATACTTAATTCAGATGACCTTCTTCATCCTTGAGTATAAGAATCCGTTCTAACCGCTGTATCGCAGAAGTTGTTATCCGGTAGTTTAGCGCCGTTTATCTCCCGTTCATAAAAGCGGAAGCATTAATTTAATTATGCCCATTTCTTTAAATAAAATGCCCGGTCTGTGAATGGTTTTCAAAACAAAAAGAGCTGTTGCACAACGAGCTAAATAATTCGTAAGGCAACAGCTCTTTATAAAGATACCGGATTATTATCGGCATAATTCGCTGAATTTAATTTTATAAAGAAAAGAGAGCATCACTTACTACCCCAAAATACTTCCTCCGCCCAGCAGATAGTCGTCGCGGTAAAACACTACCGCCTGACCCGGCGCAATGGCCCGCTGCGGGGCGGCAAAGTCCACTTGCACCCGGCCGCCCGGCAAGGGAGTGATAGTGGCCGGGGCCGGTTTGCTCTTATACCGAATTTGCGCCTGTACTTGTTCGGGGCCGGTTAAGCCGGCTATGGATACAAAGTTTAAATCTTCAGCCAGCAAAGTTGTTCTGTCCAATGCTTCCTCCGTGCCTATTATGACAGCATTGCGGACCGGGTCAATATCCACCACGTAAACCCGCTCGCCCATGGCAAGTCCCAAGCCCCGCCGCTGGCCGATGGTATAAAAGGCAATACCCTCATGCCTGCCCACCTCCCGGCCGGCTAAATCTAAGAACGGACCGGGCTTTATAGCATTGCCGTCAACGTTTTCCCGCAAAAAGTTACGATAGTTATTATCGTGTACAAAACATATTTCCTGGCTTTCCGGCTTTTCAGCCACCTTCAGCCCCCGCTCGGCGGCCATGCGCCGCACTTCGTCCTTGGTATACGCGCCCAGCGGCATCAGTGTATGGGCCAACTGCTGCTGGGTAAGATTGTATAAAAAATAAGTTTGATCCTTACGAGGGTCACGGGCTTTTTTTACTATGTAGCGGCCGGTGCTCTCTGCGCGGCCGATCCGGGCATAATGCCCCGTAGCCAGATAATCGGCGCCAAGAGCCAAAGCTTTTTTCAGCAGCGCTTCGAATTTGATAATACGGTTACATACCACGCACGGATTGGGTGTTCTGCCGGTCAGGTACTCCCGGCAGAAGTTTTCCACCACCGATTGGCGGAATAAGTCATAAAAATTAAGTACGTAATAGGGTATATCAAGTTTGTTGGCTACGGACCGGGCGTCTTCCACCGCGGCCAGCGAACAGCAGCCTACAAAATCCCCGGCCGCTTCGGTGCGTCCGGGATCCCATATCTGCATAGTGGTTCCAATAACCTCGTAACCCTGTTCAATTAAAAGAGCGGCGGTGACAGAGCTGTCCACGCCGCCGCTCATGGCTACCACGACCATTTTTTTGTCTTTATCCAAGGTATCACCTGTAATTTATTAAATTCCAAGACTCCCATTTCTATACGGGGGAGTTCCTATTTTTTACTTCAGGTGGGGCAAAATCCCCATCTGAAGCGCATGTTTAGCTTTAGCCGAATGAGTTTTACTTTTGTTTGCTCCGGTAATTCTCAATAGCGGCATGCAGCGCGTCCGCCGCCAAATTGGAACAGTGCATTTTCTTGGGGGGAAGACCGCCCAGAGCTTCAGCCACAGTTTTATTACTTAGCTGCAGTGCTTCCTCAATAGTCTTACCTTTGGCCATTTCCGTCACCATGCTGCTGGTGGCAATGGCGGCCCCGCAGCCGAATGTTTTAAATTTGATATCGGTAATTACTTCATTATTGTCAATTTTGAGGTATATCTTCATAATATCCCCGCAGGTGGGATTACCGACCTGACCTACTCCATCGGCCCCGGCAATTTCACCTACATTGCGCGGATTTTCAAAATGATCCATCACCTTATCGGTATACATACCCCGCATCCTCCCCAAATATTTTTTACCGGCGGTAAGACCTTTATACTAAAAGCAGTAAGAACCCTCCGCGGTATTTAATTTAATAGGATACCCCGACGTAAATACAGCATGGCTGCGTCACAGATTACTTATTGGCAATAGAGCAATAAAAATTATATATACCTGCACGTGGCGCGCCAGTTCCCGATTTACCGGTTATAACAATTGAACATGTCTGCGTGCCGCTTTGCCGCACCCGCTGTGCGGCATCGCAATGCACCCGCATGTTATTTATAATATTAAGTTAGAGCCTTGCCTGACAAGAGATTGCAGCTACCTATGACAGGAACTGCTCGCTTTACAGGCCGCGCAGCTGCTTTCCATGGTAAATTCGTTTTCCTGGTCCAGCGGCGACATGGCCCGCAAGCGTTCCACAATAGGCGGCATAATCTCCATAAAATAATCTATATCCTCCAAGGTATTATCCCGGCCCAGGGTAAGTCGGATGGAACCATGGGCCACCTCATGGGGAATTCCCATAGCCAACAGCACATGAGACGGCTCCAGCGAACCCGAAGTACAGGCTGAACCGCTGGAAGCGGCAATGCCTTTCATGTCCAGGCTGAGCAGCATAGACTCGCCCTCGATATATTCAAAGCAAAAACTGGCGTGGTTGGCCAGACGTTTGGTGGGATGTCCGGTCAGCCGCACATTGGGAATCTTGTCCATAACTTCATTGATTAACTTGTCCCTCAAACC
This genomic interval from Desulfoscipio sp. XC116 contains the following:
- a CDS encoding VanW family protein; its protein translation is MRRISFLIGIIALIVVGVVVSFSGASFALNNKIIPGVYVGNLNLGGLTREQAREQLTLMAEKLAGGLVVIKHGDNTWTMQAGSLGAALDSEKTLQNAVAVGHSGSIISQWREQRQVKHEGRQIEPDLSADRRMLEKGIMSEAGEIIAEPVNAGFRVTPDDRVEIVPAQAGTGIDFDALERELSELVKDAAGKYGGDSFDTEVGTLELPLLVVRPQRTTEDIEAMRINGRVARYATRFDAGQTGRTYNIKVAAAALNGVLLAPGESFSFNRVVGPRSSEAGYKSANVIINNELVQGLGGGVCQVSSTLYNAVLLANLKIVERSNHTLPVSYVPIGQDATVVYGAIDFKFTNNQDNYIYISSLVEDSTMTVKVYGNKETAPRVEMASWVTETIEQKTVFEEDPNLASGEQVVKQKGNNGFKVATVRYVWKDGEKITEQQPLSYYQPVSRIVAVGTGQVEPSVVVPPDTAVTTPVVPGETGENNKLPESEITVPINSGETPGNDGPADEDEVPSSPDSGAVPDRVYDPVPDPIF
- a CDS encoding DUF1292 domain-containing protein — translated: MPEQDEIITIIDEDNNEHDVIIYDIVELEGNRYAIVVPLIDDEENAESPEDSEYPEDEDEEDGEAFVLKIEQDEDGEDILVEIDDDEWEKVRDACMEVLESDVDDN
- the alaS gene encoding alanine--tRNA ligase; this encodes MTGKEIREMYLKFFESKGHKILPSASLIPHNDPSILWTAAGMVPFKPYFTGAAKPEVTRATTCQKCLRTPDIDVVGRTARHHTFFEMLGNFSFGDYFKQEAINWAWEFVTKHLGLAAEKLWISIYEDDDEAYDIWRQDVGIADNRIVRMGKDTNFWEIGVGPCGPCSEIYYDLGAERGCGSPDCAVGCDCDRYLEIWNLVFIQFFRDEEGNYTTLQNKGIDTGMGLERVASVLQNVRTNFDTDLLRDIMDFTGELTGRRYGSGDDIDLALKVIADHARAVSFAVSDGALPSNEGRGYVLRRLLRRAVRFGRVLGVAEPFLYRVAGAVIDKMGDTYQELVKNRELVIRVVKTEEERFGETLAQGTDMLTRLIQEAKQTGLNYINGGQAFRLYDTYGFPLELTEEIAGENGLTVEQEGFAKAMEQQRNRARSARQETEYISEKAAHLKTLLGQIGETVFVGYEALSSKSVIKAIFVDDRRVEQAGAGQEVELVLDITPCYAESGGQVSDHAKVSAESTEVAVEMVTRPVEGLHLHRGRVTGGIIRVHDEMTVQVDIRRRMNIARNHSATHLLHKALKEVLGEHVNQAGSLVAPDRLRFDFTHFSSITPDELDRVERIVNEAILNNLKVQTLASTLDEARDMGAMALFDEKYGDRVRVVKMGDFSLELCGGTHVASTAEVGMFRLLGESSVGSGLRRVEAVTGQGAIDYLRAKEDQLNLIARTVKAPAHELVHRVETLVQELRSMEREAEAMRARLARYEVHSMLDAAQEVGGIKVLAARSNASDMDSLRAMLDLLRDKMGSGVIVLGAASGGKVNLVAGVSKDLVGRSLHAGKILKEIAPLVGGGGGGRPDMAQAGGKDPAGLDNALEKVCALVTKQAAN
- a CDS encoding YtxH domain-containing protein; its protein translation is MQRGFWRGLVTGSVLGAVMSMIKRPQRKPASMFDISKIRRRYPRRTTDRVIREVSRTVSGLIKKK
- the nifU gene encoding Fe-S cluster assembly scaffold protein NifU produces the protein MYTDKVMDHFENPRNVGEIAGADGVGQVGNPTCGDIMKIYLKIDNNEVITDIKFKTFGCGAAIATSSMVTEMAKGKTIEEALQLSNKTVAEALGGLPPKKMHCSNLAADALHAAIENYRSKQK
- a CDS encoding aldo/keto reductase translates to MQYKRLGNTDITVSRLCFGTLTIGPLQKCLSIEAGAGLMRLALESGVNFMDTAEIYGCYPYIKEALRDFPDTVVTSKSYAPTGAGMAKSLQDCVKALGRDYVDIFLLHEQESIFTIKGHWEAVEYLVKAREEGLVRAIGISTHHVAGVRAAASIPEFDVIHPLINQAGIGIADGGADDMLEAISFAAMMGKGIYGMKCLGGGHLIPELDKAMDFILAVPELAAVAVGMQSPEEIKYNISKFSGAVPDRELADRLKGKSRRLHVEDYCRGCGRCVDRCTAGALAIVNGRAQVNEELCRLCGYCASVCPDFCIKVI
- the mnmA gene encoding tRNA 2-thiouridine(34) synthase MnmA, with protein sequence MVVVAMSGGVDSSVTAALLIEQGYEVIGTTMQIWDPGRTEAAGDFVGCCSLAAVEDARSVANKLDIPYYVLNFYDLFRQSVVENFCREYLTGRTPNPCVVCNRIIKFEALLKKALALGADYLATGHYARIGRAESTGRYIVKKARDPRKDQTYFLYNLTQQQLAHTLMPLGAYTKDEVRRMAAERGLKVAEKPESQEICFVHDNNYRNFLRENVDGNAIKPGPFLDLAGREVGRHEGIAFYTIGQRRGLGLAMGERVYVVDIDPVRNAVIIGTEEALDRTTLLAEDLNFVSIAGLTGPEQVQAQIRYKSKPAPATITPLPGGRVQVDFAAPQRAIAPGQAVVFYRDDYLLGGGSILG
- the ruvX gene encoding Holliday junction resolvase RuvX, which gives rise to MRIMGIDFGDRRIGIAVSDLLGWTAQGVETIVRRAGLEKDLDKIKALAQKYEVEKIVVGLPRNMDGTTGAQGEKALMFADKVHRHLGLPVETWDERLSTVAAERLLINADVSRARRRKVIDKMAASIILQGYLDAHTGR
- a CDS encoding AI-2E family transporter; its protein translation is MSWWHKKLNCRVVLSLLLVVMVLYFIYLIRGIFLSFLLAVVLAYLLYPLVRMVESRGTSRTMSILIVYTAMFFMAAGLVLYGMPHIIAQLNMIAEMVPGYTSQVQKFTASLQVEYARAGIPDAVRRIIDERIIWLEQMLVQMAERVVQIIIGLAGYIFNIILAPIFAYYLLKDVEIFTERAAMFIPSRRRKDVLDLGSEVSRVLHNFIRGYLLVSVITGMMTGIVLALLNMEFALMLGIFAGITNLIPYFGPLIGAIPAIALAMLVSKWMVLKVIIAFVVIQQVEASIISPKILGDRVGLHPLFVILVLLAGGQLFGLTGLILAVPVAAVLRVVYLFAIYRLWPEYNS
- a CDS encoding IreB family regulatory phosphoprotein, whose protein sequence is MSRETTEHTVMFKVEAEKNKAREILLQVYAALKEKGYNPINQLVGYLLSGDPAYITSHNNARSLIRQLERDELLEELVKKYLAS